A section of the Procambarus clarkii isolate CNS0578487 chromosome 68, FALCON_Pclarkii_2.0, whole genome shotgun sequence genome encodes:
- the LOC138355706 gene encoding uncharacterized protein, whose translation MKKEEEARFLLKGKKALERNTASRVLRRIENQLTYLRGCGYESIVIYYKKGPARVTHGILPNNVIQEEDKKIFTTNFFLSRTRKLDADKLTLGSEGDSDNALEKNPDELQVQQVHKVQKVPQVQEIQQLQKVPQVEHLQKVPPVQQGLPLAILQKQQEVQVVKFEPQGTTPGKQCSNNGMGILKYLRIQVKKDKQ comes from the exons atgaagaaagaagaggaagcccgttttctacttaaaggcaagaaggctttagaacgaaatacagcaagccgggttctacgaaggattgaaaatcag cTAACATATCTGCGTGGCTGTGGGTATGAATCAATCGTTATCTATTACAAGAAAGGACCAGCACGGGTGACACATGGTATCCTACCAAACAACGTAATAcaagaagaggacaagaagatcttcaccactaacttctttttgt cacgcacaaggaagcttgatgcagataaacttacattaggatcagaaggtgatagcgataatgccctggaaaaaaatcctgacgagctacaagtgcagcaggtgcataaagtccaaaaagtaccgcaggtgcaagaaattcaacaattacaaaaagttccgcaggtggaacatttacaaaaagttccgccggtgcaacaagggctaccattagcaatccttcagaaacagcaagaagtacaagtagtaaaatttgaaccacagggaactacaccaggaaaacagtgtagtaacaatggaatgggaattttaaaatacctgaggatacaggtaaaaaaggacaaacaatag